A genomic region of Pseudopipra pipra isolate bDixPip1 chromosome 20, bDixPip1.hap1, whole genome shotgun sequence contains the following coding sequences:
- the BBLN gene encoding bublin coiled-coil protein, which produces MAGPNGDPHVVGGGPDDDDGDGGDTFGEEEYAAINSMLDQINSCLDHLEEKNDYLHTCLKELLESNRQARLEFQQQNEQLNMGADGQGPQPSA; this is translated from the exons ATGGCGGGGCCCAACGGGGACCCGCACGTGGTGGGCGGCGGCCCCGACGACGACGACGGGGACGGCGGGGACACCTTCGGGGAGGAAG AATATGCAGCAATAAACTCCATGCTGGACCAGATCAACTCCTGCTTAGATCACCTGGAGGAGAAGAATGATTATCTGCACACCTGCCTGAAGGAACTGCTGGAGTCCAACCGCCAGGCCCGGCTGGAGTTCCAGCAGCAGAACGAGCAGCTGAACATGGGAGCTGATGGACAGGGCCCCCAGCCTTCTGCCTAG